The DNA region CGACGTCGGACTCACGGGTCCAGGTCTTGTACGTCTCCGGCTCGAAGCCGCCGTGCAGGAGATACAGAACGGGCCACGTCTCGCCGGGCCCCCGCCGCTCCCAGCCGTCCGGGGTCAGCAACCGGACCTTGGCCGTACCCCCCAGCGCGGGCGAGGCGACGGTGAGATCGACCAGACGCTCACCGGCCTGCTCCTCGGCGATGATCCGGGCACCGTGCCGCGCGGGGGCCCTCGCCTCGGCGGCCGTGGCAGACACTCCCCCAAAGAGCAGGAGGTCCGCGATCACCAGGGTGAGGAGCAGCCGTAAACGCGCAGAGTTCCACTGCACGACGAAGGTCCTTTCATACGGGTCGGGTCGTACGTGGGCTGTTGTCATACGTCACGCGTGCGCAGGGCCCCGGCCGCGAGCAGGAGCGGCTCCGCCGTGTAGCCGGCGACCCGGAGCAGATAGGCGAGGGCCGAGGCTGCCGACCGTCCGTGCGGTCGCATTCGCGGTCTGTGAGCTGCAGCAGCGCGGCCGTCGGGGGACGCCCGCGCCCCAGCGCTGGACATCACCGAACAGCGGCCCGAGCAGGGAGGGCAGTAGCAGCAGGCCGGTCATGGCGGTGACGGCACCCGCGAAGTGGTGGACGAGGCTACCGACCGCAGCGCGTCGCCGGCGAGGTAAGTGAACGGGGCTGCTGCAACCATGCCGACGACGCTACGAAGCACAGATGAACCGGACATCCGCCAGCGGGAGTCAACGGCTACTCCCCCGGCAGTAGCCGCAACCAGTGCCATCAGCTCCCACTCCCAGTCGGTCAGTACGGCCAACCGCTCGACGCCCGCCGCCTCCGGTCCCTCAGCCGGGCGAACTCCTCCACCATCGAGCGCCTCCTCCGCGCGTCCGGATCGACGTCCCGTGACCTCGCTGGGGTCGGGCGCGTGGTCTGGTCTACACATGCAGTTGTCCCGTGGATCGACAGCGGGGCACGTACGAGCTGGCGGCCCCGGTTCCTGCCCGACGTCGGGGCCGTCGTCGACTGGACGGCAACCAACTCGGAGTGTTCCGTCGACCACGGTCACGGCCAGTCACAGGAGTCCAAACGGAGACGCGGTGCACGACACGCGCCGACCCGCGAGGCAGGGGAGAATGAGAGAACATCGCGAAGCGCAGAAGGCGGTGGGAACCATGGTGCTGCCCATGGTCGTCGGTGTCGATGGCTCGGAGCCCAGCCTCCATGCCGTCGACTGGGCCGTGGACGAGGCGGTCCGCCACGGGGCGCCGCTGCGGGTCGTCCACGCCTCGCTCTGGGAGCGGTACGAGGGTGCGGCCCTGGCGGACACACCCGATGTCGCCTCGGACGCCGTGACCGGACACGATCTCGCCGAAAGCATCGTGGCGGGAGCGGCCCGGCGTGCCGGGCAGCGCGCCCCGATGCTGGAGATCAGCACGGGCGTGATACCGGAGGATCCCGTGTCGGCTCTGCTGCGCGAGGCACTCCGCGCCAGTGCCGTCGTGACCGGTGTACGAGGCAGGGGCCCGATCAGGGAACTCCTGCTGGGCTCGGTCAGTCTCTCCCTCGCCGCCCGTGCTCCCTGCCCGGTCGTCGTCGTACGCGGCTCGGCACAGAACAGACAAGCCGCCATCGGCCGCATCGTGCTGGGCGTCGGAACCGGTACCACAGCACCGGCAACGGTCCGGTACGCCTTCCGGGAGGCCGCTGTGCGCGCGTGCGAGATCGAGGCCGTACGGGCCTGGCGTCGCCCGGCGCACCGGACTGCCCTGCATCCGCCGCGGGCCGGGGAGCCCGCCCATGCCGAGGAGGATGACGCCGCGGCTCTGCTCGACGAGGCGTTGGACGCCGTTGCCCAGGAGTACCCCGGCATAGTCGTGCACCGCACGCTTATTGAGGGCTCCGCACGCCATGCGCTGGTGACCCGGTCCTCGGCGAGCGACCTCCTGATCATCGGCGCCCGCCGGCCTCGCGGCCACCTCGGACCGCAGCTCGGCCTGGTCGGACACACGGTGCTGCACCACTCCGACTGCCCGGTGGCGGTGGTCTCGCAACAGGAGTGACATGGTCGACGGACTGCGGCCGTCACCAGGCGGGCTTGAGTCACTCCTCGTGTCTGAGGCCGGCCCTCGCGATCGGCACGTTCGGGCTGCACCGAATCTGGCTACACGCCGGCATCGCGGCTATGACTACGCCGTTCGCGGTGGGCACACGGCACCGCACCGGCGCGTGCGGCACGCCGACGCGCCGGTGAAGGAGGGGCGGGGTCGGTCGGCACACGATTGGCGGGTCCCACGGCACCGCCGGAATCCCGACACCATGCCAGGGCTACCGCACTGAGGCATGCACAGGCGAGCGTGCTGCCCCGGCCTCCTGCCGTGGTCGCCGTCAGCCACAGAGCACGCGTCGATGTCGCGCTCCTTCAGGGGACGCCCATCGGACGGTGCGGCCAGCGGTACGTCGTCCTCGGGGCCTCACGGAGAACACCGCCCCGCACGGCATGCTGCTCGTTGGCACCCCGATTGTGGCGGAGCTGGGTGACGACGGTTCGGCTGCGGCCGTAACTGGGGACCGGTCCCGGGAGTCAGCACTAAGGTCAGCGATCCGCCCGAGTCCAGCGTCCATCTCTTGTTGCGGAGCCTTGGATGATCTTCGCTTTCCCTGTCCTGTGCATCTTCGCCTGGATGGCCTGGTCAGTCTTCCGGATGAGCCACTTGCACCCCTGGCGTCAGTGGCTGCCCGCCACGCTGCTGACGACTGCCGTCTCTTCATGGTTTCTCCTCGCAGCCTCCGGCGCCTCCGAGTTGTGGGTGTACCTGCCCATCTGCCTCGCCCTGGCATCGTGGGCCGTGAGTCTGCGAGAACGCCGCGCGGCCGGCAGCAGAGAGCGCCTCGGCGAACCCGACTGAGGCCGACATACCAGGGGTTCGGACGCCGTGTGGGGCGCCTGGCCGACACCGATCAGGCCGCGGGTTCCGCCGAAGGTCACCTCGCTCGACCACCGCGCGGCAACGCGGGCCACCAACTGTCCGGCCGATGCAGTCAGGGCGGTGGAGATCAAATGCCAGGTAGTGGCCAGTGTCTGCGGCGGCCGGCTCGGCCGGTGCGCCGAGCCGCCCGCCCTTCAGGCAGGCGGAGCGTGGCCTACGGGCGTCGGCGCGACGCCGATAACCACGACCTGAATGCCCTGTTCCGCTGCGGTGACCTGCGTGTTTTCGGCTTGTCTCATTCGACAACTACGCCATGCGGTCTCACGAACATGTCCCTTGTGGGTGAGGGCGGCGACGAAAGGGGGTTGCCCCGGTTTCGCCATGAGGGAGGCCGCAGCGGCCTGGAGCACTGTTGCTTCAGCCAACGGCGTCGTGCAGCAGATGCCGCAGTGTCAGTGCTGCCGGTAGCGGCGCAGCGGGCAGCGCCACATGGACGGTCCGGCGCAGGGTCGGGTCGGTGAGGCGGCGCAGGACGAGTTCGTCCGGGACCGCCCGGGCGGCCAACGAGGGGACCAGCGCCACCCCCAGTCCGGCGGCCGCGTAGCCGAACTTCGCGGTCCATTCCGCGATCCGGATGATCTTCCTGGGGGTGAAGCCCGCCCGTGCGCAGGCGTCGGCGAGCATCGTGGGGCGGTCGCCGTAGGCGCTGTGAAGCCATGCCTCGTCGTGCAGTTCACGCAAGTCGACCGTCTGGGTTCCGGCCAGACGGTGCGTGCGCGGGAGGGCCACGAACAGCTCGTCCTCGCACAGCGCGGTCGTCGTGACACCGTCGGCCGACGGCAGACCGGACGGGTAGTCGCTGACCACAGCGAGGTCCAACGCTCCGTCCGCGAGGCGCTCCATCAGCGTGTCGGTCCAGCCTTCGACCGCGATGACCTCAACTTCCGGCCTGGCGTGCTGGAGTGCCCGCAGTGCGGTGGGTACGAGCGAGATGTTGGCGGTGGCGAACGCTCCCATGTGCAGCAACCCGCCATGCCCCGCGTTCAGCACGGCCAACTCCCGCGCCGCCCGCGACAGCCGGTCGAGCACCTCCATGGCGTGCCGGTGCAGCGTACGGCCGGCGGGATTGAGTCGTACGCCCCGAGGGAGTCGTTCAAACAAGGGCCCGCCCGCCTGCTGTTCCAGCGCGGCGATCCGCCGGGATACCGCGGACTGTGTGTAGTTGAGCTGGACCGCCGCCTTGGTGAACGATCCGGTCTCTGCCACGACCACGAGCAGCCGAAGCGCGTCGACCTCGAACATGCCCCTCCCCCTTCCCGACCCTTCGGGCATCGCCCGCCTTCCCATGACCCATTCTCCAGACGCATGGGTCATATGCAATCCAGTCGCTGGTGGAATGCCTTGGCCCGCCCTAACGTCGTTCACGCGGCGGGGCTCCACAAGGGAACGGCCCCGCCGCACCGTTGCCCGTGAAATCCGAGGGGGAAATGTGTCGTCAGGTCAGGGAGCACGACAGGTAGTTGGGATCGGGCGGGACCGATGACCCGGGGGGTCGCTCTCGCACTGCCGGCCATGCTGGCCGATCTGGAGGAACTCGTGCGCTGCGAGTCCTTCTCAGCCGACCACGCGGCGGTGGCGCGAAGCGCCAAGGTAGTGGGCGCGCTCGGGAGGAGGCTGCTGGGGGCCGACCCGGAGACGATCGTGATCGACGGTGTGACCCATCTGCGGTGGACGTTCGGCACACCGCAGGTCTTGCTGATGGGACACCACGACACGGTGTGGCCCATGAACTCGATCAAGAACCACCCCTGGTCGGTGGCGGACGGGATCGTCCGCGGCCCCGGGGTCCTGGACATGAAGGCGGGCCTGGTCCAGATGTTCCATGCCCTGGCATCTCTTCCGTCCCCGGACGGGGTGTGGGTACTGATCAACGGGGACGAGGAGCTCGGCTCGGCGACCTCCCGGCAGCTGATCGAGGAATCCGCGCGAGGGTGCGTGGCCGCCTTTGTCCTGGAGGCGTCCGCTGACGAGGAGGGTGCGCTCAAGACCGCCCGTAAGGGCACTTCGCGGTACGAGGTCGTCGTGCATGGCAGGGCGGCGCACGCGGGTCAGGAACCGCAGAAGGGGGTAAACGCCGCGGTCGAGGCCGCCCACCAGGTGCTGTCCATCGCCGGTCTCGAGGCCGCGATGGCCGTGGACGGTGCCGACTCCGTCCTGGGCTCCGCGACCGTGACGCCCACCCTTCTGTCGGCCGGCAGTTCGCGCAACACGGTGCCAGCGCTGGCGCGGGTGTCGGTGGACGTGCGCGTGCCGACCCCGGTGGCGCAGGACCGGATCGACGCGCTCATGCGAGGGCTCACGCCACGGACGCCCGGAGCCCGGCTTGAGGTGCTGGGCGGCAGCCAACGACCGCCCATGGAGCCGGGGTCCTCCGCCGAACTGTTCGGCCTCGCCAACCAACTCGCTGCGGAACTGGGCCAGGAACCGTTGCGGGGGATCGCCGTCGGCGGCGCCTCGGACGGCAACTACACCGCGGCTGCGGGCTGTCCGACGCTGGACGGCCTGGGCGCCGTCGGCGGTGGCGCTCACGCGAACACCGAGTACGTCGAGGTCGCTCAGATGGTCCCCCGCACCCGTCTGCTCGCTCAACTCATCATGCGGACACGGCACCGGCCGTGACCGGCATGGCTCCGCGCGAACCGCCGCTGCGGCTTTCTCTCGGCCGCCGCGAATCCGGTGACGCCCGTTACTGCTGTTGCTGCCGTCCCGTCAGCCGCACCTCGATGGCTGATGGCCGGCCCGAATGTCTGGGGAGATCATGGCTTTGTTCCAGGGGAGACGACTCATCGTGCGACAGGGCGTGGACGGACTCGGCCTCGGGGAGAAGCTCGGTAGTTATCCCATCGCGGGGGTGGGAGGCGGCTTGGCACAGATGGCGCGGCGGGTCGGCCTGCTGCTGTACGTCGTCATGATTGTCTGCCTGGTAGTTCTCGCGCCCCGGGCGGCGTTCGCCAAGGGCGCCGTCATGACAGCAGTGGTGTTCGTCCTGTTCGGCCTCGTCCTGGCATGGCGTCGTACGTCCGCCAGGTTCGGACTCAGGCGGTGCTACCTCTACACGGACGGCTTGGTCGTCACCAATCTGTTCGGTGGCGTGAAAGATGTGGTGGCGTGGCGCGAGGTGACCGCGCTGAACCGGCTCAGCGGCGCGTCGCTCTTCATGGTCTTCCACCGGGTCGAGATCGCACGGCACGGCCTCAGGCCCCTGGCGTTCCTGGCTCTCGGCCTGGAGCCCGCCCTGGTGGAGGCTCTGCTGAGCCAGATGGCCAAGAACGGTATCCACTGAGGGCGGCACGTGCCGCCCGACGCGACGCCGCGGAGGATCTCAGTGATGCGTGGCAGCAGCCGCCGCACCCGGATCCATGCGCCGGACAAGGAATTCGTCTCATCGCGCTGTCCAATGGGCCGGCCAAAGACCACCGTCAACGAGATAGGGACAGCGGAAATGCGGGCCTGCACCTCGGAAACACGGTGTGACGTCGGCGAGTTGACCGCCACAACCTCAACCGGTCAGCCGCAGAAGGCCTTGTCGAGAAGCGCGTCGACGGCGTCGTCCGGGTCACCGCGGAAGTCTGGCGTGAGCGCGACCGTGACCTGGCGTCGCCGGTCCTCCGTGGTGAACGACCATGCCTGGTACGCCAGAGCATCGCCGTCGTTGCCATATGCACGGACCCCGCACGAAGTGTCCTTCCAGGCCAGCCCCAGGCCGTACCTCCTGCCTTCGACAGCCGGTGTCTTCATCTCGTCGAGCAGGTGGCCCGGCAGGAAGCGCCCACCGAGCAGTGCGGCGACGAACCGGTTGAGATCTTTTGCCGTGGAGATCATCTCCCCACCTGCGCCCATAACCGACGGGTTCATCTCCGTGTAGTCGACAAGCCGCGGTTCGCCGTCCTGCCTGATCGGTACGTAGCCGCGCGGATGCGGTCCGCGTATGTACGGGGACGTCCCCGGCAGTGAGGTGTCGCGCAACCGCAGCGGTCGGATGATCCTGCGCTCGATCTCCCCCGCGTACGAGCGGCCGGTCACCTTCTCGACGATCTGGCCGAGCAGGAGGTAGCCGGTGTTCGAGTACTCGTACCTGGAACCCGGCGGTTCGAACGTCGGCGCGTTGGCCACCGCGCGCTCCACCTGCTCGGCCGCGGTCCACGTCCGCCAGCGGTTGTCCAGGAACTCCGGCTCCGGCGGCATCGGTAGCGTGCGCCTGAAGTCGTACAACCCACTGGTGTGGTTGAGCAGTTGCCGCACGGTGATGCGATGTCCGTCGGGCACGGCTCCGGGCAGCCACTCTTCTGCCGTGTCGTCCAGCCGCAGCCTCCCCTCGCCGACGAGTTGCAGAACGACGGTGGCGACGAACGTCTTCGTGATGCTGCCCACCCGGAAACGGCCCCGGTCCGGAACCGCCCGCGTCGTGCCCAGTTCGGCGACCCCGCTGGTGCCCCGCCACACGCCATGGCCGTCACGCACCTCCATCAGCGCGCCCACCGCGCCGACGGCCACGACGTCGTCCAGCCCTTGCTGCAGTCCGGTGCGCTCGACCTCCTCCGGCGTGGCAGAGGCAGCCGCGGACGACGCCGTGATCACCGCCAACGCCGCCGTCGCAGTCACCAGCGCCCTACGTGCTCGCTTCATCCCACCCTCCCTGACAGCACCTGCCGGCCCACAGCGGCGGCGACGGTACGCCCACCCCTGCCCCACTCCCTGGAACGCGCTACAACCGCTGTCACAGACAGTCCCCCTCAACAGAACCCACGGTCCGATTCGCCCCGAACACCATGAGTTTCCTCAAGGGGTTGGACAGCCGTGATGGGGCTTGTCTCCGTATCCGGCCGGGGGATTCCCCCACCCTGCCGCTGCGGAGATCGCGCGCTCTCAGGTGCGTGGGGGGCGGCGGCACCTCGCGTGTCCTGCCCCTCCAGACACCCTGGTGAGCGCCGTTCAGATGGTCTGGGGCCAGGTACGCAGCACAGCGGCGACCCTGACAGCGGTGCAGGCGGGATCGCGCAGCGTGTCACGGAGGGCGATGGCGTCCTCGCGCGTGGGCTTGACGGGGATCCCGGAGGCCTCCAGGTACATCACGCCCGTCGAGGCGGCCACGGCCATGTTCGAGCGCTCCAGCCAGCAGCAGCCCTCGACGACTACGGGGTGCCGGTGGCTGCGTGCGCCCCCGCAGAGCGACGGTCGGCGTCCTCAATTTCGTCGAAGACCGCCTGGTGCTCGTCCAGGAAGCGCCTTGCCGCGTCCAGGCCTTTGGCCTGCGTTCAGGTTGGCGGAGGCTCGCTCAACCGGCCCATTCGATCTCGCGTACCTCGATGGTCCCGGCATGCGACGTGCGGCATACGGCATGAACTGGATCCAGCAGCGACGCCTGAACGCCTCGCGGATCTCCTCGACGCTGCCAGGGTCCCGTACGTCCGGCCACGCCCGCGGATCTGCCCGTACGACCTCGACGAGCTCCAGCACCTCGCACCGTGCCTCATCTGTCGACAGCTCCGCCATGGCCTTGACGGGGCTGCCGAGTATGCGGCTGCCCGGGGTGGTCAGCCGAGACGCGGGTGGTCGGCCGAGAGCTGAGCGGGACCGTCCGCGCCCGGTACGGCAGCAGAGCCCCGACACGGCAGCAGGGCCCGGACCGCGTGTCGCGGTCCGGGCCCTGCTGCCGTGCGGTGCCGCCCTTCGGCGGCGATGCGTCAGCTCTGTGCGGTGTCGTCGCCCGCCTGCCCGGTGCCCTCAGCTGCGCCCGTCTTCTCGCGCATCTTGCGCACCAGCTCCGCCTTCTGGTCGGCTGCACCCTGGCGGTCGAGGTTGCGGTACGGACCGTTGTTCTGCCGTTCGGTGCGGGACAGCTTCTTGCGCTTGCCGCCGCCCATGCCCACGGGATTGTTGATGTTCTTGCTGACGGTCACGGGTTCTCCCGGTAATGGTGTGAAGTGATCTACGGATTCGTCGGTGGGGGACGGGCGGCGACGTCGAAGGACATCAGCAGCGGCCCGTCACGCTCTCACTCGTAAATCGGCGTCTGGAAGAACATGACAAAGACGTTACCCGGTCCCGTCGGCCCCGCACACCACCTTTTCGCCACCCCGGCGTCGACGGGGCCTTCGGTGAGCGCCTGGATCAGCGGTTTCCTTCCGAGGATCTCACTGTTTGATGTTCCGGGAGGCCAGCTTGATGGCCGCCTCGGCCGGCCGGGCTACGGGCGGAGCACGATCTTGCCGTGGGTGTGCCCCCGTTCCAGCTCGCGGAACGCGTCTCGCACCTGCTCCAGCGGGTAGGTGCGGGCGATCGGCACCTCCAGCTCACCGCGTGCGGCAAGCCGGGCCAGCTCGCCGAGCACGACCGCGCATGCCGCCGCGCCTTCTCCGTAGGTCTGGGCCCCAACTCTGGCCGCTGCCTGCCAGTCGCGGATCGTGTTGATCCGCTCGGGCCGCACACCCAGCTCCACTGCCAGCTCCACGTAGCCATCGCCGAACGTGTCGATGAACGCGTCGACGTTACCGCCGGAGGCCTCCCGGATCCGTTCGGCCATGCCCTCCCCGTACGCGACCGGAACGACACCGCGCTGCTTCAACCAGGCATGGTTCCGCTCGCTCGCCAGCCCGATCACCGTGGCTCCGCGCCGCCGCGCGAGCTGCACGGCAAGAGAACCGACGCCGCCCGCCGCACCGGACACCACGACTGTGTCCGCCGGCCCGGGATCCACCGCGAACACGCAGGCGTACGCGGTTGTGCCGGCCACGTACAACGACCCGGCCACGTCCCAGGACAGCCCCGATGGACGCGAGACCACGTCCACGTCGTCGACCGCGACGAACTCCGCATGGCTCGCCCTGTCGTGGGTGAAGCCCAAGACCTCATCGCCCACCGCGAAGCCGCGCACCTGCGGGCCGACCTCCACCACGACACCGGCCAGATCGCTGCCCTGCCCGGAGGGAAACGTAGCCGGCCAGCGTCCGTGTCGCGCGCCCTTACGGATCATCACCTCGCCGGGCTGGATCCCGGCCGCTCGGACCTCGACCAGCACCTGTCCGGGGCCGGGCGTCGGCCGCTCCATCTCCTCCACCCGCAGCACATCGATCCCGCCGTACTCGTGGAACCGCACAGCCTTCATCGCGTGATCACCGCATTCCCTCGTTCGGACAAGCCTTGGACGGGCCACGCCGGATGCCACACCGACCGTGCCATCGCATTCAACGACTCAGGTACGGGGCTGTCTTCCCACAACTGCCGCCGACAGCAACGGCGTCCCGCGCCGATACCGGCCCCGCCGAGAAAGCACCCCTGGCCCGACCTGCACTCGAAACGCTATTCGAGACCGTGGCACCATGTACCGCATGACGACGAACCGAAAGGTCCATGCCGCGTAGACGGCCAGGACGGATCCGCGCCGGCGCGCCCGACAGCCACCGGAAAACGGGCACAAGGCCAGTCATCGACGGCCTGTCCTCGCATGCACTGTCCGAGATCATCCGTCTCGAGCACACCCGCAACTATCTGCAGCCAGGCGACGTCAGCGCGGCTCTGGGCCTGTGGAAGGACTACGTCCACCAGCCCGAGCGTGATCTGTGGCACGACTACGAGTGGGGCAACGTGCACTGGTACTGCTGCGGCAACCCTCTCGAAGCCCGAGCTCTCCTCGACACCGTGATGCAGGCCGTATCGCCACGAAGCGCCCGCGAACTGGGAAGAGTTGTCAGCCGGTCAGACACCGTTTGGAACCTTCCGGCCCCGCCCTATGACGCTGACGGAAGATAGAGACAAGCCAAAGGGGGGCAGCACTCGGGCCCGTCACCGGTCGACCGGGACCGGGCTGGCTCGAAGCATCACGTGATCACCGACCGGCACGGCACCCCACTCGCGGTCCTGCTGAGCGGGGGCAACAGCAACGACGTCACCCAACTGTTGCCGCTGCTCGACGCTATCCCGCCGGTCGGTAGCCGAGTCGGCCGCCCGCAGCAGGCCCCACTCCGTCTTCGCCGACGCGGCCAGGACCACGACATCTACCGCGACCAGGTACGCGCCCGCGGCATCGTGGCGGCCCCTGGACAGCCCTCGCTGTTCCGAGCCTGGCCGGCTATCGGACGGCCCCAGCCCGGTGGTGACCGCGCAGCTGGTCGCGTTCGCGTGTACCCGGCTGGGCGGAACCCCGTCCCCCGACAACAGGGCGTAGTACTGCGGTACTAACGGGCCCCACCGGATTCGGTTCCGCAGTACGGGAAGGTCGCCCGATACCGCTCCTAGGTTGAGATCGCGGGTCAGTCAGGACCGGCTCACCCAATGATCTCTTCTCCTGGTGGGAGTAATCCGTGGCCACCTTCCTCTATCGGCTCGGCCGACTGTCGTTCCGGCGACGACGCATCGTCGTGATGCTGTGGGTCGCCGTCCTGGCCGCCATCGGCATCGGCGCCATGAGTGCGCCCGGCACATCCTCCGGGGCGTTGAGCGTTCCGGGCACGCAGTCGCAGAAGGCGATCGACCTGCTGCAGAAGGAGTTCCCGCAGGCCTCCGCCGACGGCGCCACCGCGCGTGTGGTGTTCGAGGCGCCCAGCGGGCAGAAGCTCACCTCCGATGTCAACAAGACAGAGGTCGAGTCCCTCGTGGCGAAGCTGGAGAGGTCGCCGCAGGTGTCGGGCGTCTCCGATCCCTTCACCAGCGGCCTGGTCAGCAAGTCCGGCACCATCGCCTACGCACAGGTGTCCTACAAGGTCGCCGAGGCCGATGTCAGCGGCGCGGCCCACGCCGTCCAGACCGACGTCGTCGCCCAGGGCGAGAAGGCGGGTCTGAAGGTGAGCCTCGGCGGCAACGCCGTCA from Streptomyces sp. NBC_00258 includes:
- a CDS encoding universal stress protein, with protein sequence MREHREAQKAVGTMVLPMVVGVDGSEPSLHAVDWAVDEAVRHGAPLRVVHASLWERYEGAALADTPDVASDAVTGHDLAESIVAGAARRAGQRAPMLEISTGVIPEDPVSALLREALRASAVVTGVRGRGPIRELLLGSVSLSLAARAPCPVVVVRGSAQNRQAAIGRIVLGVGTGTTAPATVRYAFREAAVRACEIEAVRAWRRPAHRTALHPPRAGEPAHAEEDDAAALLDEALDAVAQEYPGIVVHRTLIEGSARHALVTRSSASDLLIIGARRPRGHLGPQLGLVGHTVLHHSDCPVAVVSQQE
- a CDS encoding DUF6243 family protein, whose translation is MTVSKNINNPVGMGGGKRKKLSRTERQNNGPYRNLDRQGAADQKAELVRKMREKTGAAEGTGQAGDDTAQS
- a CDS encoding LysR family transcriptional regulator, translating into MFEVDALRLLVVVAETGSFTKAAVQLNYTQSAVSRRIAALEQQAGGPLFERLPRGVRLNPAGRTLHRHAMEVLDRLSRAARELAVLNAGHGGLLHMGAFATANISLVPTALRALQHARPEVEVIAVEGWTDTLMERLADGALDLAVVSDYPSGLPSADGVTTTALCEDELFVALPRTHRLAGTQTVDLRELHDEAWLHSAYGDRPTMLADACARAGFTPRKIIRIAEWTAKFGYAAAGLGVALVPSLAARAVPDELVLRRLTDPTLRRTVHVALPAAPLPAALTLRHLLHDAVG
- a CDS encoding serine hydrolase domain-containing protein, which gives rise to MKRARRALVTATAALAVITASSAAASATPEEVERTGLQQGLDDVVAVGAVGALMEVRDGHGVWRGTSGVAELGTTRAVPDRGRFRVGSITKTFVATVVLQLVGEGRLRLDDTAEEWLPGAVPDGHRITVRQLLNHTSGLYDFRRTLPMPPEPEFLDNRWRTWTAAEQVERAVANAPTFEPPGSRYEYSNTGYLLLGQIVEKVTGRSYAGEIERRIIRPLRLRDTSLPGTSPYIRGPHPRGYVPIRQDGEPRLVDYTEMNPSVMGAGGEMISTAKDLNRFVAALLGGRFLPGHLLDEMKTPAVEGRRYGLGLAWKDTSCGVRAYGNDGDALAYQAWSFTTEDRRRQVTVALTPDFRGDPDDAVDALLDKAFCG
- a CDS encoding M20 family metallopeptidase, giving the protein MLADLEELVRCESFSADHAAVARSAKVVGALGRRLLGADPETIVIDGVTHLRWTFGTPQVLLMGHHDTVWPMNSIKNHPWSVADGIVRGPGVLDMKAGLVQMFHALASLPSPDGVWVLINGDEELGSATSRQLIEESARGCVAAFVLEASADEEGALKTARKGTSRYEVVVHGRAAHAGQEPQKGVNAAVEAAHQVLSIAGLEAAMAVDGADSVLGSATVTPTLLSAGSSRNTVPALARVSVDVRVPTPVAQDRIDALMRGLTPRTPGARLEVLGGSQRPPMEPGSSAELFGLANQLAAELGQEPLRGIAVGGASDGNYTAAAGCPTLDGLGAVGGGAHANTEYVEVAQMVPRTRLLAQLIMRTRHRP
- a CDS encoding NADP-dependent oxidoreductase, translating into MKAVRFHEYGGIDVLRVEEMERPTPGPGQVLVEVRAAGIQPGEVMIRKGARHGRWPATFPSGQGSDLAGVVVEVGPQVRGFAVGDEVLGFTHDRASHAEFVAVDDVDVVSRPSGLSWDVAGSLYVAGTTAYACVFAVDPGPADTVVVSGAAGGVGSLAVQLARRRGATVIGLASERNHAWLKQRGVVPVAYGEGMAERIREASGGNVDAFIDTFGDGYVELAVELGVRPERINTIRDWQAAARVGAQTYGEGAAACAVVLGELARLAARGELEVPIARTYPLEQVRDAFRELERGHTHGKIVLRP